A single region of the Nicotiana sylvestris chromosome 6, ASM39365v2, whole genome shotgun sequence genome encodes:
- the LOC104248474 gene encoding premnaspirodiene oxygenase-like, whose translation MEIYSSSVNLVSFLLFFSSLFIIVLVRKWRNSETSSQKQRLPPGPWRLPLIGSLHHLIGAHPHRIFRDLARKYGPVMYLELGEVPTVIISSPSAAKETLKTHDLAFSNRPQFTSTYIVMYNNKDIAFAEYGDYWKQMRKICIMELLSARMVKSFSSIRKDELSSLLSSVQSVKGTSEVNMTEKIVRFASSVTCRLVFGKLSKDRELLIELMKKTLLLAGGDVGDLFPSWKLLYKMSGAKSRLVKMHQEVDSVLDNIVNEHIRSRADGNKGNGEYGGEDLVDVFLRIQENDQLQFPITNDHIKAVILDMFTAGTETSSTAIIWAMSELMKNPNVMAKAQSEVRQAFKGKSSFDEEDLDNLPYLMLVVKETLRLHAPSILHRECREQTCIDGYTIPSKATVLVNTWAIGRDPEVWNNPESFIPERFENSFIDYLGNHFEFIPFGSGKRICPGMQFGLANFRYPLARLLYHFNWELPYGTSPKDLDMSEKPGMSAAKEKDLYVIAKNDECLDVML comes from the exons ATGGAGATTTACTCCTCCTCTGTCAACTTAGTTTCATTTCTCCTCTTCTTCTCCTCCCTTTTTATTATAGTGCTAGTTAGAAAATGGAGAAATTCAGAAACCAGTAGCCAAAAACAAAGGTTGCCTCCAGGTCCATGGCGACTTCCACTTATTGGAAGTTTACATCACTTAATCGGAGCACATCCACATCGCATTTTTAGAGATTTAGCTCGAAAATATGGTCCTGTTATGTACTTAGAACTAGGGGAAGTTCCTACAGTGATCATATCATCACCTTCTGCGGCAAAAGAAACTTTAAAAACTCACGATCTTGCCTTTTCTAATAGGCCACAGTTTACATCCACATATATTGTTATGTACAATAATAAAGACATTGCGTTTGCAGAATACGGTGATTACTGGAAACAAATGCGAAAAATTTGTATTATGGAACTTCTAAGTGCAAGGATGGTCAAATCATTTAGCTCGATTCGAAAAGATGAGCTTTCGAGTCTCCTTTCATCAGTTCAATCCGTTAAGGGTACTTCTGAAGTCAATATGACAGAAAAAATTGTTAGGTTTGCGAGTTCTGTGACATGTCGATTAGTTTTTGGAAAATTAAGCAAAGATCGAGAGCTGTTGATTGAATTGATGAAAAAAACGCTGTTATTAGCAGGAGGAGATGTGGGTGATTTGTTCCCTTCGTGGAAGTTACTTTACAAAATGAGTGGAGCAAAATCAAGATTGGTAAAAATGCATCAAGAGGTTGATTCAGTTCTAGATAACATAGTTAATGAGCATATTAGGAGTCGAGCAGACGGGAACAAGGGAAATGGTGAGTATGGAGGTGAAGATTTGGTTGATGTTTTCCTAAGAATTCAGGAGAATGACCAACTTCAATTTCCAATCACCAATGACCACATAAAAGCTGTGATTTTG GACATGTTTACTGCTGGAACTGAAACTTCATCTACAGCTATTATTTGGGCAATGTCAGAACTGATGAAGAACCCAAATGTCATGGCCAAGGCACAAAGTGAAGTGAGACAAGCCTTCAAAGGGAAATCGAGTTTTGATGAAGAAGATCTTGATAATTTGCCGTACCTAATGTTAGTGGTTAAAGAAACATTAAGGCTACACGCTCCAAGTATATTGCATAGGGAATGTAGGGAACAAACATGTATTGATGGATATACAATACCTTCTAAGGCCACAGTACTAGTTAATACATGGGCAATTGGAAGAGATCCAGAAGTTTGGAACAACCCTGAGAGTTTTATACCAGAGAGATTTGAAAATTCTTTTATTGACTATTTGGGAAATCACTTTGAGTTTATTCCATTTGGTTCGGGAAAAAGAATTTGTCCAGGAATGCAGTTTGGTTTAGCTAATTTTAGATATCCTTTGGCTCGGCTCCTCTACCACTTCAACTGGGAGCTTCCATATGGAACTAGTCCGAAAGATTTGGATATGAGTGAGAAACCTGGAATGAGTGCAGCGAAAGAGAAAGATCTGTACGTAATTGCCAAAAACGATGAGTGTTTGGATGTCATGCTTTAG